AACAACTACTGCAGCTGGTTTTTTGTTCACAACTCAGTTGGATTTGATACCCTTGCTTTTGCTGTTGAACGGCCATCACTGTGGCTAACGCGGTCATCATAATTAATTAACTCCCTGACGATTAAATTGCACCGACTGGGCAACTTTCTGAGCCGTTGCAGGAGGAATATCGCCAATCACAGAGATCTCATTATCACCCTGGACATAAGTTTGCAGAGTTCGACGCCCTTGGCGGAACAACTGATTTTTCAATGAGTGATTATCTCGTTCTGACACATAGACAGAAAAACTAAACAACCCATCAGAAAACATTTGGCTTTCCACTAAACGATCAGTAATCGCCATTCGGTAACGATTAATCTCCATTGCCTTAAAGCCATCAGGTACCCATTCGACTGCCCACTTGGCTTTCTTAATATTCCCTTTAGGAATGGAGAGCACTTCGGGCAGTTTAACACTGTTTAAACCAGACATCATCTTAGCGATTTTATCGTTGATCGAATATGAGATCGTACGATACTGCTCGAGGACTTCGCCATTACGATCCACCAGATCAGCTCGCAGCGGAAGATCGCTGTGTTCATCTACCCACAAAATGTAAGAATAACGCAAACCATCTTTCGGAACGATGCGTAGTACCTGACAAGGACTGCCCGCTTCACGAGCTCGACCCACTTTGACAAAGTCATAGTACTTACCCAATTGATCAACGTTGCTATTAAGCATTGGCATCAAAGGAGCAACCATATTACTCGACTCGATAGTGAAGGGATCAACACCGGGTTCAATATAACTGACCTCATCACCGCGGCGAATCACTTCTCGAACCGGCCCACTTAAATAAACCAAATGGGCAAACTGCTGGGATTTTTCTCGAGCATGACGATATAAAATCGGCTCCAAGCCGTTTTTCTTAATCAGGATATAAGACAGCTCATAATTGAGTTGCTGACTTGCTCTGTTCATTTGATGCAACAAAGCCTCCGCAGAAGAATCTTCTGCAAAGGCATAATTTGTCGAGCTCAAACTGAACAGCGTCAGCACACTGATCAGAAATTTCTTCATTCAACTACCAATTATTTTGATGGTTGTGAGGCCACACCGCTCTCACTATTCAGTCTTAATTGCAACTCGTAGTCTTGCAAAAAGGCGTTCACACGACGACGTTGCTCTTGAATATTCGACTCACCACGATCATCATTCGCTTCATGAGTGACAAGACTTACGGGTTCAGCCTTTCCAGATAAAGGTATGGTTTGCAAAACTGGGATCTGGTCATCGCTAGACTGAGATGCAACGGTTTGGTCACTCGAGCCGTATTGCTGAACACCAACAATGACAACTAACGAAACACAAGCAGCAACCGCAACTTGTCCAAACTGAGACAACCAAGCTGGCAACTGACGACGAGCTTTCGTTGGCTTAGGTTGAGCCTCGATAGGCAATGGTGTGTCATCCACCACATTTGCACTTTGTGTGTAACGAGCATTGTGCGCAGGTTCATTTTCCAACGCCAGAGACACACTCTCAGCAATATTCCATTCTGGTTTTTCGGGAGCCTCACCACGCATGACATCACCAATTAAATGGTAATTTTTCCACGCATCCAGCCCCTCCTGATCGTTGACCAATTCCTGTATAAAGGACTTGTCAATCGTTTCTCCATCCATGAGAGCTGAAAGTTTTTCTTTGTCAGCCATTCTTTTCACCATAGTAGTTACTAACATCAGCCTTAGAGCAAAGGTCGAATTCTTTTCTCTACTGCCTCACGAGCACGGAAGATACGAGAACGCACCGTTCCAACGGGACAATCCATTACTTGCGCGATGTCCTCGTAACTCAAGCCATCGAGCTCTCGTAACGTCATCGCAGTTTTCAAATCTTCAGGTAGCGCTTCGATCGCACTAAACACTGCCCCTTTCAATTCCTTGGACAACGTCAGATTTTCAGGGTTCGAAATTTCTTTCAATGCACTACCCGTTTCATAAAATTCCGCTTCTTCAGCGTCGACATCAGTAGCGGGAGGTCTACGCCCCTGAGCCACGATGTGGTTTTTTGCAGTATTGACAGCTATGCGATACAGCCAGGTATAAAATGCGCTATCACCACGAAACGTTGGGATGGCGCGGTATGCTTTAATAAAAGCTTCCTGCGCAACATCAGCTACATCACCAGAATTGCTCACATACCTAGAAATAAGGTTGCAGACCTTGTTTTGATAACGAAGTACCAAAAGATTAAAAGCTTGCTTATCTCCGTTCTGAACTCGCTCAATCAATACCTGATCGGTCAGCTGCTCGTTCATTCGAGCGGTTACTCCTATTGTTATATCCCCTTACCTTCTCAGATATGGGCATTAATTGTGCAGAATGTGTATTGGCACCACTACTTACATGAGCACCTATTGTGACTCAGTGGTTTAGATAAAGTTCAATTCTCTGTGAAATTTTTACCATAGTTAATTCGCAATGTGATGCAATCTAGGTTTGCGAAAACACTCTATAAGATATTGAAGATTTCATTACCGAAACACAATAGCATTGACGATATAAATGCTTTTCCTTTTCAAATCTATTTCAGAAAAGGACACTATTGGATATTGGCATTTTTAAGGTTAACAACAACACCAAAAGTAAAAATAACTAGGTCCCATCATACTAGAAATAGTGGCAATTGTTACTGATCTCAATGATTCGCTAATGAGATTAGCGTTGAGTTAAGAATGGAAGTTTGGCCTGTACATGACCACCTCGATATCAGTCCATTTGTCGTAACCTAATATCGTTAAAGGATTTCAATGCGTTATGAACACCCATAAGGAACACACGTGTGATGTACTGATTGTCGGTAGCGGTGCTGCTGGCTTATCACTTGCATTACATGTCGCCGACCATTGCCAAGTCATTGTGCTCAGTAAAGGCCCGCGCAGCGAAGGATCAACCTACTATGCACAAGGAGGAATTGCAGCAGTATTTGATGAAACGGACAGTATTGACTC
This genomic stretch from Vibrio nitrifigilis harbors:
- a CDS encoding sigma-E factor negative regulatory protein; amino-acid sequence: MADKEKLSALMDGETIDKSFIQELVNDQEGLDAWKNYHLIGDVMRGEAPEKPEWNIAESVSLALENEPAHNARYTQSANVVDDTPLPIEAQPKPTKARRQLPAWLSQFGQVAVAACVSLVVIVGVQQYGSSDQTVASQSSDDQIPVLQTIPLSGKAEPVSLVTHEANDDRGESNIQEQRRRVNAFLQDYELQLRLNSESGVASQPSK
- the rseB gene encoding sigma-E factor regulatory protein RseB: MKKFLISVLTLFSLSSTNYAFAEDSSAEALLHQMNRASQQLNYELSYILIKKNGLEPILYRHAREKSQQFAHLVYLSGPVREVIRRGDEVSYIEPGVDPFTIESSNMVAPLMPMLNSNVDQLGKYYDFVKVGRAREAGSPCQVLRIVPKDGLRYSYILWVDEHSDLPLRADLVDRNGEVLEQYRTISYSINDKIAKMMSGLNSVKLPEVLSIPKGNIKKAKWAVEWVPDGFKAMEINRYRMAITDRLVESQMFSDGLFSFSVYVSERDNHSLKNQLFRQGRRTLQTYVQGDNEISVIGDIPPATAQKVAQSVQFNRQGVN
- the rpoE gene encoding RNA polymerase sigma factor RpoE, with the translated sequence MNEQLTDQVLIERVQNGDKQAFNLLVLRYQNKVCNLISRYVSNSGDVADVAQEAFIKAYRAIPTFRGDSAFYTWLYRIAVNTAKNHIVAQGRRPPATDVDAEEAEFYETGSALKEISNPENLTLSKELKGAVFSAIEALPEDLKTAMTLRELDGLSYEDIAQVMDCPVGTVRSRIFRAREAVEKRIRPLL